One stretch of Streptococcus australis DNA includes these proteins:
- the thrS gene encoding threonine--tRNA ligase, translating into MIKITFPDGAVREFESGVTTFEIAQSISNSLAKKALAGKFNGKLIDTTRAITEDGSIEIVTPDHEDALPILRHSAAHLFAQAARRLFPDIHLGVGPAIEDGFYYDTDNTAGQISNEDLPRIEEEMQKIVKENFPSIREEVTKDEAREIFKNDPYKLELIEEHSEDEGGLTIYRQGEYVDLCRGPHVPSTGRIQIFHLLNVAGAYWRGNSDNAMMQRIYGTAWFDKKDLKNYLQMLEEAKERDHRKLGKELDLFMISQEVGQGLPFWLPNGATIRRELERYIVDKEISAGYQHVYTPPIASVELYKTSGHWDHYREDMFPTMDMGDGEEFVLRPMNCPHHIEVYKHHVHSYRELPIRIAEIGMMHRYEKSGALTGLQRVREMSLNDGHTFVAPEQIEEEFKKILQLIIDVYEDFNLTDYRFRLSYRDPEDKHKYFDNDEMWENAQRMLKAAMDDMELDYFEAEGEAAFYGPKLDIQVKTALGKEETLSTIQLDFLLPERFDLKYVGADGEEHRPVMIHRGVISTMERFTAILIENYKGAFPTWLAPHQVTLIPVSNEKHVDYAWKVAKKLRDCGVRADVDERNEKMQFKIRASQTSKIPYQLIVGDKEMEDGTVNVRRYGQKETQTVSVDDFVQAILADIANKSRVEK; encoded by the coding sequence ATGATTAAGATTACTTTCCCAGATGGCGCTGTTCGTGAATTCGAATCTGGCGTTACTACTTTTGAAATTGCGCAAAGTATCAGCAATTCCCTAGCTAAAAAAGCTCTCGCTGGTAAATTTAACGGCAAACTCATCGACACGACTCGTGCGATTACTGAAGATGGAAGCATCGAAATCGTGACACCTGATCACGAAGATGCCCTTCCAATCTTGCGCCACTCAGCTGCTCACTTGTTTGCCCAAGCAGCTCGTCGCCTTTTCCCAGATATTCACTTGGGAGTTGGGCCAGCTATCGAAGATGGTTTCTACTACGATACCGACAATACTGCTGGTCAAATCTCCAATGAAGACCTACCTCGTATCGAAGAAGAAATGCAAAAAATCGTTAAAGAAAACTTCCCTTCTATTCGTGAAGAAGTGACTAAAGATGAAGCGCGTGAAATCTTCAAAAACGACCCTTACAAGTTGGAATTGATTGAAGAACACTCTGAGGACGAAGGTGGTTTGACCATCTACCGTCAGGGTGAATACGTGGACCTCTGTCGTGGCCCGCACGTCCCATCAACAGGTCGTATCCAAATCTTCCACCTGCTCAACGTAGCTGGTGCCTACTGGCGTGGAAATAGCGACAACGCAATGATGCAACGAATCTACGGTACAGCTTGGTTTGACAAGAAAGACTTGAAGAACTACCTTCAAATGCTTGAAGAAGCCAAGGAACGTGACCACCGTAAACTCGGTAAAGAGCTTGACCTCTTCATGATTTCACAAGAAGTCGGACAAGGTTTACCATTCTGGTTACCAAACGGTGCCACTATCCGTCGTGAATTGGAACGCTACATTGTCGACAAGGAAATCTCTGCAGGCTACCAACATGTTTACACTCCACCAATTGCCTCAGTGGAACTCTATAAAACTTCTGGTCACTGGGATCACTACCGTGAAGATATGTTCCCAACTATGGACATGGGGGACGGTGAAGAGTTTGTCCTCCGCCCAATGAACTGTCCTCACCATATCGAAGTTTATAAACACCATGTACACTCATACCGTGAATTACCAATCCGTATCGCTGAGATTGGCATGATGCACCGATATGAAAAATCTGGCGCCCTTACAGGCCTTCAACGTGTACGTGAAATGTCCCTAAATGATGGTCATACTTTTGTGGCTCCAGAACAAATTGAGGAAGAATTCAAGAAAATTCTTCAATTGATTATCGACGTGTATGAAGACTTTAATTTGACAGATTACCGTTTCCGCTTGTCTTATCGTGACCCAGAAGATAAACACAAATACTTTGACAACGATGAGATGTGGGAAAATGCACAACGCATGTTGAAAGCAGCTATGGATGATATGGAACTGGACTACTTTGAAGCTGAAGGTGAAGCAGCCTTCTACGGACCAAAATTGGATATCCAAGTGAAAACTGCCCTCGGTAAAGAAGAAACCCTTTCTACTATCCAGCTTGACTTCTTGCTTCCAGAACGCTTCGACCTCAAATATGTTGGAGCAGATGGTGAGGAACACCGTCCAGTTATGATCCACCGTGGAGTTATCTCAACTATGGAACGCTTCACAGCTATCTTGATTGAGAACTACAAGGGTGCCTTCCCAACATGGCTTGCACCACATCAAGTGACCCTTATCCCAGTATCTAACGAAAAACATGTGGACTACGCTTGGAAAGTAGCCAAGAAACTCCGTGACTGTGGTGTCCGTGCAGATGTAGATGAACGCAATGAAAAAATGCAGTTCAAGATCCGTGCTTCACAAACAAGCAAGATTCCTTACCAATTGATCGTTGGGGACAAGGAAATGGAAGACGGAACAGTCAACGTTCGTCGCTATGGCCAAAAAGAAACACAAACTGTCTCAGTTGATGACTTTGTTCAAGCTATCCTAGCTGATATCGCCAACAAATCACGCGTTGAGAAATAA